One Heteronotia binoei isolate CCM8104 ecotype False Entrance Well chromosome 20, APGP_CSIRO_Hbin_v1, whole genome shotgun sequence DNA segment encodes these proteins:
- the GPER1 gene encoding G-protein coupled estrogen receptor 1, whose protein sequence is MTPTDFFRPNNLSSLALKSKAIYLAENRTMDIYPGSAFPLFCNSTYPYLCNESKPLGLEDKSEHQQYIIGLFLSCLYTIFLFPIGFVGNILILVVNISFREKMTIPDLYFVNLAAADLILVADSLIEVFNLDEKYYDITIICTFMSLFLQINMYSSIFFLTWMSFDRYIALGKVMRSNIFRTMEHARLSCGLIWLASISAALVPFTAVHLQHTGEMHFCFADVKEIQWLEITLGFIIPFAIIGLCYSLIVRVLIRAHKHRSLRIRRQKALRMIFVVVLVFFICWLPENVFISVQLLQKTEPVPSRSQSFRHSHPLMGHIVNLAAFSNSCLNPLIYSFLGETFRDKLRLYIEQKAKVSALHRFCQATLKSVIPDSTEQSEV, encoded by the coding sequence ATGACCCCGACAGACTTCTTCAGACCCAACAATTTAAGCAGTTTGGCACTGAAGTCCAAGGCGATCTATTTGGCGGAGAACCGTACCATGGACATCTATCCTGGATCTGCATTTCCGCTGTTCTGTAACAGCACCTACCCTTATTTGTGTAACGAAAGCAAACCTCTGGGCCTAGAGGATAAATCGGAACACCAGCAATACATCATTGGCCTGTTCTTGTCGTGTCTCTACACGATATTCCTGTTCCCCATCGGCTTTGTGGGGAACATCCTCATTTTAGTGGTGAACATCAGCTTCCGAGAGAAGATGACCATCCCAGACCTCTACTTTGTCAACCTCGCCGCGGCAGACCTCATCCTGGTCGCCGACTCCCTCATCGAGGTCTTCAACCTGGACGAAAAGTATTACGACATCACCATCATCTGCACCTTCATGTCCTTGTTCCTCCAGATCAACATGTACAGCAGCATCTTCTTTCTCACGTGGATGAGCTTCGACCGATACATAGCCCTGGGCAAAGTCATGCGGTCCAACATATTCCGCACCATGGAGCACGCCCGGCTTAGCTGCGGCCTCATCTGGCTGGCGTCCATCTCTGCAGCGCTGGTACCCTTCACGGCCGTGCATTTGCAGCACACCGGAGAGATGCACTTTTGCTTCGCGGACGTCAAGGAAATCCAGTGGCTTGAAATCACCCTGGGGTTCATCATCCCTTTCGCCATCATCGGCCTTTGCTATTCGTTGATCGTCCGAGTCCTCATCCGGGCTCACAAGCACAGGAGTTTGCGGATACGCCGACAGAAAGCTCTCCGGATGATTTTCGTGGTGGTCCTCGTCTTCTTCATCTGCTGGCTCCCCGAAAACGTCTTCATCAGCGTGCAGCTTCTCCAGAAGACAGAACCGGTCCCGTCCCGGAGCCAGTCCTTCAGACACAGCCACCCCCTGATGGGACATATTGTAAACCTTGCGGCCTTCTCCAACAGCTGCCTGAATCCCCTTATCTACAGTTTCCTTGGTGAAACTTTTAGAGACAAGCTGAGGCTATACATCGAACAGAAGGCCAAAGTATCGGCTCTACATCGTTTTTGTCAAGCTACCCTGAAATCAGTCATTCCTGACAGCACAGAGCAGTCGGAAGTTTAA